In the genome of Desulfuromonas sp. DDH964, one region contains:
- a CDS encoding precorrin-2 dehydrogenase/sirohydrochlorin ferrochelatase family protein has product MPDYPLQLNLQQRLCVVIGAGRVGLRKVEGLLAAGARVRLVATVLPELLSPALELVARPYRNGDLAGALLAFAATDDPQVNAAVVAEARAARILVNRADDPAEGDFALPAVLRRGALTLTVATGGGSPALAALLREELAGQFGEEWAEVLELLGALRRKRLTVPPKGEYNREILRRLLRGGLPGLLAANDAAGADRLLGEIVGESLETLGIRLPKGKP; this is encoded by the coding sequence ATGCCCGATTATCCCCTCCAGCTCAATCTCCAGCAGCGACTCTGCGTCGTTATCGGCGCCGGCCGCGTCGGCCTGCGCAAGGTCGAGGGGTTGCTCGCCGCCGGCGCCCGGGTGCGGCTGGTGGCGACGGTGCTGCCGGAGCTTCTGTCGCCGGCGCTGGAGCTGGTGGCGCGTCCCTACCGCAACGGCGATCTCGCCGGCGCCCTGCTCGCGTTTGCCGCCACCGACGACCCGCAGGTGAACGCGGCGGTCGTGGCCGAGGCCCGCGCGGCCCGGATCCTGGTCAACCGGGCCGACGACCCCGCCGAGGGGGACTTCGCCCTGCCGGCGGTGCTGCGGCGCGGCGCGCTGACGCTGACGGTGGCGACCGGCGGCGGTAGCCCGGCTCTGGCCGCGCTGCTCAGGGAGGAGCTCGCCGGCCAGTTCGGGGAAGAGTGGGCAGAGGTGCTGGAACTGTTGGGCGCCCTGCGGCGCAAGCGGTTGACAGTGCCGCCCAAGGGCGAATATAATCGGGAGATTTTGCGCCGCCTTCTGCGCGGCGGCCTGCCCGGGCTGCTGGCCGCCAACGACGCTGCCGGCGCCGATCGCCTCCTCGGTGAAATTGTCGGGGAGTCGCTGGAGACCTTGGGAATTCGTCTGCCGAAAGGGAAACCATGA
- a CDS encoding SIS domain-containing protein, which yields MDQEKIERTIAELGTCLKESFLTNPAAVVGLAERIVATFHRSGRVFLYGSGPLAAVTELVADRFLHRLAFDRPQLPVLNLASSPTLLHSLARDGLHRQAGARQLRMLVGGDDILLLFGDGGRDEGLTELLQAARQAGCGTVVIAPRGNAPEEELVDQQVVIASESPARIAEAALFFGQLLCELVEAELFGI from the coding sequence ATGGACCAGGAGAAAATCGAGCGGACCATTGCCGAGTTGGGGACCTGCCTTAAAGAAAGTTTCCTCACCAATCCCGCTGCGGTCGTCGGTCTGGCAGAGCGGATCGTCGCCACCTTCCACCGTAGCGGCCGCGTTTTTCTCTACGGCAGCGGCCCGCTGGCCGCGGTGACAGAACTGGTCGCTGACCGTTTTCTCCACCGGCTCGCCTTCGACCGCCCCCAGCTCCCGGTGCTCAACCTTGCCTCCAGTCCGACCCTGCTGCACTCCCTCGCCCGGGACGGCCTGCATCGTCAAGCGGGTGCGCGGCAGCTGCGCATGCTGGTCGGTGGCGACGATATCCTGCTCCTCTTCGGCGATGGGGGGCGGGACGAAGGGCTCACCGAACTGCTGCAGGCCGCCCGCCAGGCCGGCTGCGGCACCGTGGTCATTGCCCCGCGGGGCAACGCCCCCGAGGAGGAGCTGGTCGATCAGCAGGTTGTGATTGCCAGCGAGTCCCCGGCCCGGATTGCCGAAGCGGCACTCTTCTTCGGACAACTTCTCTGCGAACTGGTGGAAGCCGAACTCTTCGGCATCTGA
- the trxA gene encoding thioredoxin TrxA: MASDKVVQLTDDSFESDVMKSSTPVLVDFWASWCAPCKAIGPVIDSLADEYDGKVKVAKLNVDENPATPGKYGVRGIPTLILFKDGKIVDQVVGAVPKNQLEGLIKKAL, encoded by the coding sequence ATGGCGAGCGATAAAGTCGTGCAGCTGACCGACGACAGTTTTGAAAGCGACGTGATGAAATCCTCCACGCCGGTCCTGGTCGATTTCTGGGCCTCCTGGTGCGCCCCCTGCAAAGCGATCGGCCCGGTGATCGACAGCCTCGCCGACGAGTATGACGGCAAGGTCAAGGTCGCCAAGCTCAACGTCGACGAGAACCCGGCCACGCCCGGCAAGTACGGCGTCCGCGGCATCCCGACCCTGATCCTGTTCAAGGATGGCAAGATCGTCGACCAGGTAGTCGGCGCCGTCCCCAAAAACCAGCTCGAAGGGTTGATCAAGAAAGCCCTCTGA